The sequence GATGAACTGTGGATAATCCTGTCTTTTCAAATAATCTATTACTTTGTTTTCGCAACAGGACTTCATAGTGCTTTATGTAATTAAGTCATAAAGACATTATATGTTAAACTGGGATCAGATATGAATGACACTAAATTGAAATGATAACAACTTTGTAAAGGGCCCAAGATGTTTTTTGTACTGACAGTTTTATGTGAANNNNNNNNNNAGTTCACAGCTGATGTTTTTCTATACGTGATGGGAAAGTGTGGCTGCTTTTTTATCAGTGAAACAGAGGCCAAGCAGGCCTGGGATTTCTGTTTGCTACAAAATCGACATAAATCACAGAGTTGATGCTTTGACAAAACATTGATACATAAATACAAAGCTTTCATATTGCTTTTGTTGTGTTGGGTTGAAATGTTTCATGTCACTAGTGATTACCTAGAAACAGTATATGGTTCTTATGACTCTTTCTTTAAATGCAGCAGCATCAGAGAGACACAATACACAACAAGATAAAGCTGAAGAACAGGCCTTTCATTTGTTGATCATACATAATTTAGACTTAAAGACAGGAAAATATATCTTCACTTNNNNNNNNNNATATTTCAGTCACTGAACAGCAGCaacatattcattcatttaatccTTAGACCGAGTCTGATCCCAGTCCCTCCACAGCCTCTCTACAGCATGTTGGTCTCACGGGAGCCAGGCTGCAGTATCTGAAGAGTAACTATGAGTTTAACTGCTTTTCTAAACCAGGGGTAAAACAAGGCATAGATCACAGGGTTTAGACAAGAGTTACAAAAGAACACAAAGACAACATAGAATGCAGATGAAGCATTGACCAAGCTGTCACCTGCAAGAGAGACACAGTAATATGGACAGTAACATATTAGAAACACAACTACCAGAACACCAAGAGTCCTGGCTGCTTTCAGCTCGGATTTCTTTGCCTTTGGAGTCCCTGACAGCNNNNNNNNNNCAGCTGTAATGTGAGAGCGCATGGCACGGccatgagacacagccacagCAAATACTCTCAGATACAGAGCTACGATGACAATAACTGGAACAAtaaaggacaaaacaagatcTATTAGTCCTGTNNNNNNNNNNAGTCAATGACCAACACACATTCTCCGTAGCAGGAATTATACCTCCCTGATTGAGTCAGGTCATCCTTCACAGGGAGAAAGCTGTAGGAAGCAGAATAGAgccaataaagaaaaacactgagtTTAACTCTGTTCATGGTGATTCTGGTGTTGTAATGCAGAGGGTCNNNNNNNNNNAATAGCCACATAACGGTCAACTGATATGAGCACTATGTCACCTACTGAGGATACAGAAATGATGATTGCAAGATAATTATACAGAGTACACACAAAGTCACCAAGAAACCAGCAGGATGTTTTCCTGAGGATTTCTCCCGGCATCAGCACAAGGCCCACTAGAAAGTCtgagacagccagagagagNNNNNNNNNNTTGGTGGGTGTGTGGAGCTGCCtgcagggaaagaaaaaaagtatcatTTAACCAACAACACTGAAAGAACAACCCAAAACAGttctcaaaattaaaaatataaaatccgtattagtttaaatatttttcaatcCACCACATCAGTAAGAGTAGTTAAAATTACTTGGACAGAAAGCAATGATTAATATTAGTAACAGAGTAGACATGAACAACAGTCTCTGGCATCAAAGTCAAACATTTGGAGCAACATTATTCATtactaaacaaagacaattcTTCTAAATATACTGCAGCtgttcacattttaacattacacATCCTGTAAAGAGAAGCAAAGAAGTTAAAATATGCCTGAAGTGGGAGATTGAGATGATGATGAGCNNNNNNNNNNTCACAGTGTTCAGAGAAATGGAGAAACACACAACATAAATGAGCAGTGTTTGGGGCCAAGGAGACGGGGGCTTCCTGCAGGAGGTGTTTGGGAACTGTGGAAAGCAGAGCTCTGCTCCGTCCTCANNNNNNNNNNNNNNNNNNNNNNAGATAGCTGCAGCTCTGGCAGCTTTCTGAACAAACCTGAGTCATGTAACTGATTTATTGCTCTCTCATGCTCTtcatcccctcctctttctcagtCCCTGTTTGACTCTGATGCCCCTCCTCCCGACTCTGCACATCCCACCACTCCCtttacggcaatcggaggttactaagattagTTTGAATCGTGTGTACATACCGCGAAGTCAATGTCGCCACACGCGAGTTTCTCTGACCCCTGCCaatctaaccagcgatgacacgTATAGCCGCATGTTCTCATTTCGCCGTTCTAGCGGGATGGTGTCCAGATATGaggtgggctttgtggatcattGCAGtcttctggggaagacctggtctgattcgagACGGCATTTACCCACGTGGGCTGGAGCAGCTCTgcatttctagaaacattgacaagttaTTAGTGGTACCTAATCCTTGACATCCTAGTTGGGACTAGGAGCAGAGTCCCAGCCCCCTCtaaacacacttctctgctccttatTCCGGTGtttacctagtaaaaatcccacTATGACGGTGTCTCCCCCCGACCATTCAAATATtgtaaatcaaaggtaaacaaagaggagctgtgcatgaaacctcataacaattaaaccACAAGTgcatagttcaaaagaataggagaattaaatgtggaactcttaaacatcagatctctctcttctaaaggggtactagtgaaatgaattaatatcagattctaatatgatctattctgtcttactgaaacctggctgagtAATGGAATATGTTgtctaaatgagtccaccccccccagtcatattatactcacattcctcgaggcgcagCCGGGAGGTGgattgcagctatctttgattctatcCACTAATTAGCCAACCTAAAAAATTACATCtctgaaagtcttgttcttagtctttcacaccctaAGTTGGAAAtcatgcaaccagttctatttgttttagtgtaccgagcacctgcccatactctgaatttttatccgaatttgcaagTTTCTATCGAAtgagtgctaaaaacggacaactATTATATGAGGGATTAATATTCCAGGTGGAActgaatgatagccttagcactggcGTTATCTCTATATAGATTCTATTGCGGTCTCTCAAGtgacataaaccgactcaccgtttaaCCACACACCCTCGATCTGTTCTGATATATGTGTTGCAAAATTGAACTTTAATAGGTTCCCACAGATCCCTTCCTACTGACCATCtctttgataacttttgagttattactgctgaactacacgctgTTGGCAAAACCTCCTATACAAGAtttctatctgatagtgctgtagctaaattaagGATGccattccgttagcatttaattcattaccaagtcccaagtAACGGATGCTCCTtactattagtccctcccaaatcgatcattttgttgatagtgcagcagctCGCTacatgactctagactctgttgccgcCCAtctaaaagaataataaaacaagAAGGCGACTCATGGTAACACTGAACTCGACAAATTAAGCAAATAGTCGGAAACTttagaagatctggcgctccaccaaacctggaaaattctcgttaaCCTGGCAAGGATAGCCTtaaaaacgtataggaaggccctccgtaatgccagagcagcatGACTACTCGTCATTGTAGCGGAAAATAAGGGGAACAAACCCGAGGTTTCTTTCAGTACTACGTAGCCGGCTACAGAAGGGTCaccagctctactgagccaagtatttcCCATATACCGTCTAGTAGTAAACGACTTTATGAGTTTCTTCATTGATCAAATTCAATCTATTAGACGCCAAAATTCACCAGATACCTTGCCTTTAAAAACGGCACTGACCCTTATCTCTAAACTCGGAACCTTACAAACAATACGTAAAACCGATCGTTTTTACTCAGCATTTGCTATCACTTGTATCTTTATAACCTATCATTTAAACTTACAATTATTTCTCTGCTTCACCTCAAAGCCACAAACGT is a genomic window of Etheostoma spectabile isolate EspeVRDwgs_2016 chromosome 11, UIUC_Espe_1.0, whole genome shotgun sequence containing:
- the LOC116698443 gene encoding trace amine-associated receptor 7b-like, which produces MRVLHVTLLKELAERPERKAEVLQIRVVEEEEVVDEQYLPSPAPAEPDLDHRPADQQNQXXXLSLAVSDFLVGLVLMPGEILRKTSCWFLGDFVCTLYNYLAIIISVSSVGDIVLISVDRYLSPWTPKAKKSELKAARTLGVLVVVFLICYCPYYCVSLAGDSLVNASSAFYVVFVFFCNSCLNPVIYALFYPWFRKAVKLIVTLQILQPGSRETNML